TGGGTGGCGGGGGCTGGATTAGCGCTCGGCATCGTTATCCTGCTGGTCGTTCTTGCCGCTGTCTTCGTTGCGGTCTCGAGGAGGCGCAGGAGGGCTGGCGAGGAGGCGGGCGCGGCCGGGGCCGGGAGCGCGGGAGCCGCTGCGGCCGCTGCAGGGATTGCGGCGGGTGCGGGCGCCGCTGCGGGGGCCGGTGCAGCTGTGGCAGCCGCGAGGCCTTCTGAAGGGGACGAGCTTCTCGAGGACGCAAAGAAGCTCGTCGCAGAGGTCGAGGACGCGCTCGCGGAGCATCTCGAGAAGCACCCCGAGGGTGCGGCGCAAGTCTCGGCCGCAATGGAGAAGCTCGAGCTCGCTCGCGATTTCATCAAGGAAGGCGACGGGGAGGCGGCGATGCAGTTCGCGATGGAGGCGAGGGGCGCGCTCGGAGGGGCGGGGCGCGCAGAAGCCCCAGAGGGGGCTGCTGGCGCCGGG
The DNA window shown above is from Thermoplasmata archaeon and carries:
- a CDS encoding zinc ribbon domain-containing protein, encoding WVAGAGLALGIVILLVVLAAVFVAVSRRRRRAGEEAGAAGAGSAGAAAAAAGIAAGAGAAAGAGAAVAAARPSEGDELLEDAKKLVAEVEDALAEHLEKHPEGAAQVSAAMEKLELARDFIKEGDGEAAMQFAMEARGALGGAGRAEAPEGAAGAGVAPPATGEKKLKRRGGLRCPSCSEILEPEWTVCPACGHKTR